The nucleotide window CGCTGCTGGCGTTGGCGCTGTTTTCTTTGATCCAGTCCACGCTCTGGTATGTCAACTGGAAAAAAGCGCGTCAGAGCAAAAAGGCGGCGTAGCTCAAGACGATCGGACAGATGCGGCCGATTCGAAGTTCTGTTGACGATGCCGCACTTTTTTTCCGAAGAAATGTTATAGCATAATTGAGGGGGAAAATTTGAAAAATGCTCAGACGCAGTCTGCAGATATCGCCCGCCGACAACGTGAAAACGGTGCTCGAAGACAGTTTCAGAGGCGATACGATCGATACGCCCGACGGACCGTTGACGCTCCTCGACGATGTGGAATTTGCCCATAAGGTGCTGATCAAAGACCTGCACGCCGGCGATCCGGTCATCAAGTACGGCGAGGAGATCGGCCGCGTGAAAGCCGACACGCCCCGCGGCACATGGATCCACACGCACAACATGTCCTGTGAGCGCGGCAGGCGATAGGGGGAACGATCATGACGATGACTTTCAACGGATACCGTCGTTCAGACGGAACGGTGGGCGTACGCAACCATCTGGCCATCATTCCCTCCGTGTTCTGCGCCAATCGCACGGTGGAGCGCATTGCCGCCCAGCTGCCCGGTTCGGTGCCGATCCGCCATGCCGTAGGCTGTTCGCAGGTCGGCCTTGATCTTGAACTGACGGCCCGTACGCTCAAAGCTCTCGGCACGCACCCCAACGTCGGCGCGGTGCTGGTGATCGGCCTCGGCTGCGAGCGTTTTCCGCCGCGGGAGCTGGAGGAAGCAGTGCGCAAGAGCGGGCGCCCCGTCGCGTGCTTCGTCATCCAGGAAGAGGGCGGCACAACCAACACGATCAAACACGCCGTTGAAGCCGGCAGAAAAATGTTCGCCAGTCTGGCCGAACAGCGGCGCGTGCCCTGCCCGCTGAGCGAGCTGTTC belongs to Pyramidobacter piscolens W5455 and includes:
- a CDS encoding UxaA family hydrolase, producing the protein MLRRSLQISPADNVKTVLEDSFRGDTIDTPDGPLTLLDDVEFAHKVLIKDLHAGDPVIKYGEEIGRVKADTPRGTWIHTHNMSCERGRR